In one window of Streptomyces kaniharaensis DNA:
- a CDS encoding glutaminase — protein sequence MDYRRLLDAAAAAALATAGQGRVADYIPALAAADPEAFGMAVATVDGELYGVGDWERPFSIQSVSKLFSLALALAHGGDALWRGVGREPSGNPFNSLVQLETEHGIPRNPFINAGALVVTDRLQSLTGDASGAVREFLRRESGNPLLDTDPVVAASEAEHGHRNAALAHFIASHGNLENPVETVLDHYYAHCAIAASCRDLVLAGSFLARYGVRTDGTRLMSRSEAKRVNAVLLTCGTYDAAGDFAFRVGLPGKSGVGGGILAILPGRAAVCAWGPRLDQAGNSVAAVTALDTLTTLSGCSIF from the coding sequence CTGGACTACCGGCGGTTGCTGGACGCGGCGGCAGCGGCCGCGCTGGCGACGGCGGGTCAGGGGCGTGTCGCCGACTACATCCCGGCGCTCGCCGCGGCCGATCCGGAGGCGTTCGGGATGGCCGTGGCGACGGTCGACGGCGAGCTGTACGGGGTCGGGGACTGGGAGCGCCCGTTCTCCATCCAGAGCGTGTCCAAGCTCTTCAGCCTGGCGCTCGCGCTGGCGCACGGCGGGGACGCCCTGTGGCGCGGGGTGGGCCGGGAGCCGTCCGGCAACCCGTTCAACTCGCTGGTGCAGCTGGAGACCGAGCACGGCATCCCGCGCAACCCGTTCATCAACGCGGGCGCGCTGGTGGTCACCGACCGACTGCAGAGCCTGACGGGCGACGCCTCCGGGGCCGTCCGCGAGTTCCTCCGGCGGGAGTCCGGCAACCCGCTGCTCGACACCGATCCGGTGGTGGCCGCCTCGGAGGCCGAGCACGGCCACCGCAACGCCGCACTGGCCCACTTCATCGCCAGCCACGGCAACCTGGAGAACCCCGTCGAGACCGTGCTCGACCACTACTACGCGCACTGCGCGATCGCCGCCAGCTGCCGCGACCTGGTCCTCGCCGGCTCCTTCCTGGCCCGCTACGGCGTGCGCACCGACGGCACCCGGCTGATGTCGCGCAGCGAGGCCAAGCGCGTCAACGCCGTCCTGCTCACCTGCGGCACCTACGACGCCGCCGGCGACTTCGCCTTCCGGGTCGGTCTGCCGGGCAAGAGCGGCGTGGGCGGCGGCATCCTCGCCATACTGCCCGGCCGGGCCGCGGTCTGCGCCTGGGGCCCGCGCCTGGACCAGGCCGGCAACTCGGTGGCGGCGGTCACCGCCCTGGACACGCTGACCACGCTGTCGGGCTGCTCGATCTTCTGA
- a CDS encoding helix-turn-helix domain-containing protein translates to MTEQLGALLRRLRIEAGLTQEQVAERSGVSVRTIRRLERGGSTDHRLGTVNLLADALGASPEDRRRLAATLAKSQPVPESGPSEPSSAPAEPVAGPATEPADKPADAPPPIPAVLADAAAELATEVRRRWRCEEEQRRVHDPFPLPVRWQRAPEGLMDGPENVQRLAPGEAPGRLDLDGDLRSVADAYRRIPSGRLVVLGRAGSGKSILTIRFVLDFLQARAAPDRVPVIFSLGSWDPTTTALRDWQIDLLLRDHPHLVGRGPGGATLAAALIDADLVLPVLDGFDEIAEGLRQEALDALNATSQPLVLTSRRGEFAEAVEAARTPLVWAAGIELTDLTPDDLAAYLPRTARPVAHTAGGDAEPIWDPVLEQLRRRTEGSAHLARVLSTPLMVILARTMYSDAPDRKPAELLDAERFPTEHALEEHLLAGFVPALYRRRAPERDAAGPRRRWRHPDADRAERWLGHLADHLIRLDRHDLAWWQIGGSVRRPTRVLATVLASALCVAAAEWLVGLFLVVAYAGDPTVRGERYLLEGVLLGPIGGLAFGSVYGVMTVLGVLAPEPTHVRLRLPGTRHGGGPRPVRVFTGRFAIILLGGTVIGIGGATAQTLERAVYFGLPLTDGGVIEGTLINMLVYGLIFGAAAGLVFGLTGMLEVPLDTASAATPVALLSSNRAAVSRQVLVLVPAFTLAIALGGRLMVDLLRGPLGEMYWPLGDGFFIGAIGGIGGALSYALGFTAWGQWLILARVWLPLTGRLPWNVAAFLDDAYQRGVLRQTGAVYQFRHLRLQHHLGHAFRRRQADYRPATFPDRDPDRDEAPAGS, encoded by the coding sequence GTGACGGAGCAACTCGGCGCGCTGTTGCGTCGGTTACGGATCGAGGCGGGGCTGACGCAGGAACAGGTGGCGGAGCGGTCCGGGGTGAGTGTCCGGACGATCCGCAGGCTGGAGCGGGGCGGGTCCACCGATCACCGGCTGGGGACGGTGAACCTGCTCGCGGACGCGCTGGGGGCCTCGCCCGAGGACCGGCGGCGGCTGGCGGCGACGCTGGCGAAGTCGCAGCCCGTACCGGAGTCCGGGCCGTCCGAGCCCTCGTCCGCTCCCGCCGAGCCCGTGGCTGGACCCGCGACCGAACCTGCTGACAAGCCCGCCGACGCCCCGCCCCCGATCCCTGCCGTCCTCGCCGACGCCGCCGCCGAGTTGGCGACGGAGGTCCGCCGCCGCTGGCGCTGCGAGGAGGAGCAGCGCCGGGTGCACGACCCGTTCCCGCTCCCGGTGCGGTGGCAGCGAGCGCCCGAGGGCCTCATGGACGGCCCGGAGAACGTCCAGCGCCTCGCGCCCGGCGAGGCGCCCGGCCGCCTGGACCTGGACGGCGACCTGCGCTCGGTGGCCGATGCCTACCGCCGGATCCCGTCCGGCCGGCTGGTGGTGCTGGGCCGGGCCGGCTCGGGCAAGTCGATCCTGACGATCCGGTTCGTGCTGGACTTCCTCCAGGCGAGGGCCGCGCCCGACCGGGTCCCGGTGATCTTCAGCCTCGGCTCGTGGGACCCGACGACCACCGCGCTGCGCGACTGGCAGATCGACCTGCTCCTGCGCGATCACCCGCACCTGGTCGGTCGCGGCCCGGGCGGAGCGACGCTCGCCGCCGCCCTGATCGACGCCGATCTCGTCCTCCCGGTGCTGGACGGCTTCGACGAGATCGCGGAGGGCCTGCGCCAGGAGGCCCTCGACGCGCTCAACGCCACCTCGCAGCCGCTCGTGCTGACCAGCCGGCGCGGTGAGTTCGCCGAGGCGGTCGAGGCCGCCCGCACGCCGCTGGTCTGGGCCGCCGGGATCGAGCTCACCGACCTGACCCCCGACGACCTGGCCGCCTACCTGCCGCGCACCGCCCGGCCGGTGGCCCACACCGCCGGCGGCGACGCCGAGCCGATCTGGGACCCGGTCCTGGAGCAGCTGCGGCGGCGGACGGAGGGCAGCGCGCACCTCGCCAGGGTCCTGAGCACCCCTCTGATGGTCATCCTGGCGCGGACGATGTACAGCGACGCGCCCGACCGGAAGCCCGCCGAACTGCTGGACGCGGAACGATTCCCCACCGAGCACGCGCTCGAGGAACACCTGCTGGCGGGCTTCGTCCCGGCCCTGTACCGCCGCCGCGCCCCGGAACGCGACGCGGCCGGCCCCCGGCGCCGGTGGCGGCACCCGGACGCGGATCGCGCCGAACGGTGGCTCGGGCATCTGGCCGACCACCTGATCCGGCTCGACCGGCACGACCTCGCGTGGTGGCAGATCGGCGGCTCGGTGCGGCGCCCGACCCGCGTCCTGGCCACCGTGCTCGCCTCCGCGCTGTGCGTCGCCGCGGCGGAATGGCTGGTCGGCCTGTTCCTGGTGGTGGCCTACGCCGGCGACCCGACCGTCAGGGGCGAGAGGTACCTCCTGGAGGGCGTCCTGCTGGGGCCGATCGGCGGGCTCGCCTTCGGGTCCGTGTACGGGGTCATGACGGTCCTCGGCGTCCTGGCCCCGGAGCCCACCCACGTGCGGCTCCGGCTGCCCGGCACCCGTCACGGCGGCGGCCCCAGACCCGTCCGGGTGTTCACCGGCCGCTTCGCGATCATCCTGCTCGGCGGCACCGTGATCGGCATCGGCGGTGCCACCGCCCAGACGCTGGAACGCGCGGTCTACTTCGGCCTCCCGCTCACGGACGGCGGGGTGATCGAGGGCACGCTCATCAACATGCTGGTGTACGGGCTGATCTTCGGCGCGGCCGCCGGGCTGGTGTTCGGGCTCACCGGCATGCTCGAAGTGCCGCTGGACACCGCCTCCGCGGCCACCCCCGTCGCCCTGCTGTCCTCGAACCGCGCCGCGGTGAGCCGGCAGGTCCTGGTCCTCGTCCCGGCGTTCACCCTGGCTATCGCCCTGGGCGGGCGCCTGATGGTCGACCTCCTCCGGGGGCCGCTGGGCGAGATGTACTGGCCGCTCGGGGACGGGTTCTTCATCGGAGCCATCGGCGGGATCGGCGGCGCGCTGTCCTATGCGCTGGGCTTCACCGCCTGGGGGCAGTGGCTGATCCTGGCCCGCGTCTGGCTCCCGCTGACCGGCCGGCTGCCGTGGAACGTCGCCGCCTTCCTGGACGACGCCTACCAGCGGGGGGTGCTGCGCCAGACCGGGGCGGTCTACCAGTTCCGCCACCTGCGGCTCCAGCACCACCTCGGCCACGCCTTCCGCCGCCGGCAGGCCGACTACCGGCCGGCCACCTTCCCCGACCGCGATCCCGACCGCGACGAGGCCCCGGCCGGGAGCTGA
- a CDS encoding effector-associated constant component EACC1, with the protein MPPLTTGGRAEVSVSDPGELRSLRKHLRRIPGVVDVDEIAGPPARAALLIVTADRGTLTRAVRTLPAYIRSRRSRACVTVRAADWTITLHADGGGKEAPGRLRLKRLRG; encoded by the coding sequence GTGCCACCGCTGACGACCGGCGGACGCGCCGAGGTGTCGGTGTCCGATCCGGGCGAACTGCGCTCGCTGCGCAAGCACCTGCGCCGGATCCCCGGGGTGGTGGACGTCGACGAGATCGCGGGCCCGCCCGCCCGCGCGGCACTCCTGATCGTGACCGCCGACCGCGGGACACTCACCCGGGCCGTCCGGACGCTTCCGGCCTACATCCGCTCCCGCCGCTCCCGCGCCTGCGTCACCGTGCGGGCCGCGGACTGGACGATCACCCTGCACGCGGACGGCGGCGGCAAGGAGGCACCGGGCCGCCTGCGGCTGAAGCGGCTCCGGGGTTGA
- a CDS encoding ribonuclease domain-containing protein, whose amino-acid sequence MTRTLRAWKTCAAAAVVVLTALAPVAVATEANAAVSGNVCLTALPPQARTTLNLIASNGPFPYPHDGIVFQNKGSVLPRQSYGYYHEYTVVTPGAPTRGARRIVTGLRYHEDYYTSDHYATFHLINFGC is encoded by the coding sequence ATGACTCGAACTCTACGCGCGTGGAAGACCTGTGCCGCCGCTGCCGTCGTCGTCCTGACCGCCCTCGCCCCCGTCGCCGTCGCCACCGAGGCGAACGCCGCCGTGAGCGGCAACGTCTGCCTCACCGCCCTGCCGCCCCAGGCCAGAACCACGCTCAACCTGATCGCCTCCAACGGGCCGTTCCCGTACCCGCACGACGGCATCGTCTTCCAGAACAAGGGCAGCGTGCTCCCGCGCCAGTCCTACGGCTACTACCACGAGTACACCGTGGTGACCCCGGGCGCTCCGACCCGCGGCGCCCGGCGGATCGTCACCGGCCTCCGGTACCACGAGGACTACTACACCAGCGATCACTACGCCACGTTCCATCTGATCAACTTCGGCTGCTGA
- a CDS encoding TIGR01777 family oxidoreductase, translating to MKIVISGGSGHLGMLLDRTLTAAGHEVVILTRRPRREREVGWDGETLGRWAAEVDGSDVVVNLAGRSVNCRYTETNRRAMMDSRINSTRVLGEAVAAAERPPAVWLQMSTATIYSHRHDAPNDERDGLIGGDEPDAPAYWRYSIEIARAWEQAQRDADTPHTRKVALRTAVVLGPERGGALDALSWLARLGVGGPIAGGRQYVSWIHDRDFARAVEFLIAREDLCGPVNLAAPNPLPQREFMRALRAAWGVPLALPATRWMAELGAFALRSDTELLLKSRRVVPGRLLEAGFDFEHPDWPAAAGNLVRRLRGR from the coding sequence ATGAAGATCGTCATATCCGGAGGATCCGGGCACCTGGGCATGCTGCTCGACCGCACGCTGACCGCCGCAGGCCACGAGGTCGTGATTCTGACCCGCAGGCCCCGGCGCGAGCGTGAGGTCGGCTGGGACGGTGAGACCCTGGGTCGCTGGGCGGCCGAGGTGGACGGCAGCGACGTGGTGGTGAACCTCGCCGGTCGGAGTGTCAACTGCCGCTACACCGAGACGAACCGGCGGGCCATGATGGACTCCCGGATCAACTCCACCCGCGTGCTCGGCGAGGCCGTCGCGGCAGCCGAGCGCCCGCCCGCCGTCTGGCTCCAGATGAGCACCGCCACCATCTACTCCCACCGTCACGACGCGCCCAACGACGAGCGCGACGGCCTGATCGGCGGCGACGAGCCCGACGCCCCCGCGTACTGGCGCTACAGCATCGAGATCGCCCGTGCCTGGGAGCAGGCCCAGCGGGACGCCGACACCCCGCACACCCGCAAGGTCGCGCTGCGGACGGCCGTCGTGCTCGGCCCCGAGCGGGGTGGCGCCCTCGACGCGCTGTCCTGGCTGGCCCGCCTCGGTGTCGGAGGCCCGATCGCGGGCGGACGGCAGTACGTCTCGTGGATCCATGACCGCGACTTCGCACGCGCTGTCGAGTTCCTCATCGCCCGCGAGGACCTTTGCGGTCCGGTGAACCTCGCCGCCCCCAACCCGCTTCCGCAGCGCGAGTTCATGCGAGCGCTGCGCGCCGCGTGGGGCGTGCCGCTGGCTCTGCCCGCGACCCGGTGGATGGCCGAACTGGGCGCGTTCGCACTCCGCTCGGACACCGAACTGCTGCTGAAGAGCCGCCGTGTGGTCCCGGGTCGCCTGCTGGAGGCGGGGTTCGACTTCGAGCATCCGGACTGGCCGGCAGCGGCCGGCAACCTGGTGCGTCGCCTGCGCGGCCGTTGA
- a CDS encoding RICIN domain-containing protein, whose product MPSTRARALPSGLAVLTVLAAQAAGAGPARAAGQEPVDGGGYVISSALDGSCLSPRYAQPAAGTPVVAAACQGLLSQRWQLRRSNAGYLLVNAASKLCLSVGDNADRAAATGECTTAAQFTVSPTPDGFTMTADGRCLTAPGEQDDDQAAGPVRAQPCTPRPAQRWTLTRTEPLVLANPGFEQGTAGWEFTAHTGVATNNPHTGSRLAYLDAGTGYRVSQQVTAVTTGTYDLSAWIASGAAGGSFSVAVNGAVVRSLTLPGQAVYAKYTLPRVQVEAGDRLTLAVGSSPSGWVNVDEASVAPAAPNDPRISSSDPEVVALFDWAMTKADSWVQQAGAPGVLNLDENNPGGTGTADYDTTYWAGYPFRSDFYSRDFAHQLVGAHLLGLDAQNKTMLRAFAASATEVNKLYPVWSINFDARTYGSIDYRSPARFVRELPAPFELVEKAGEAYRWTGDRDYADDPALGRYVRNTLGPFIAQHPGPVDNGGVPIPQATSRSIFAGTASYAENATSTYAQAGDALGAQYQAYLAAAMLAEARGDGTAASGYRQAAAELRRYVNTTWSVDPQHPGEVVHGYDTSRRPLTGWGYEASVLMPVKQLLDPGPRRDAYLAYVDAQDSGPQRSANLEAYTYLPDAFFANQDGDTAWKWMREIHRGVDQVHASGRMLNGDYPEVPFTLLAQTVQGLLGVEPDAAAGTLVTASRLPASMGWLQVADIPVGDGTVTVRHDGRRSSTLTNTGAAELTWEARFPGSHSGITVDGIARPVRTITLDGRTYTVATVPVASGRSATVTVTG is encoded by the coding sequence ATGCCCAGCACCCGTGCCCGCGCCCTGCCATCCGGCCTCGCCGTCCTGACCGTCCTCGCCGCCCAGGCCGCAGGCGCGGGCCCGGCTCGGGCGGCAGGTCAGGAGCCCGTGGACGGTGGAGGATACGTCATCTCGTCCGCGCTGGACGGCAGTTGCCTCAGCCCCCGCTATGCCCAGCCCGCCGCCGGCACGCCGGTGGTCGCAGCTGCCTGCCAGGGACTGCTCAGCCAGCGCTGGCAGCTGCGCCGCAGCAACGCCGGCTACCTGCTCGTCAACGCCGCGAGCAAGCTCTGCCTGAGCGTCGGCGACAACGCGGACAGGGCGGCAGCCACCGGCGAGTGCACCACCGCTGCGCAGTTCACCGTCTCCCCCACGCCGGACGGCTTCACCATGACCGCCGACGGCCGCTGCCTCACCGCCCCCGGCGAGCAGGACGACGACCAGGCCGCCGGCCCGGTCCGCGCGCAGCCCTGTACGCCGAGGCCGGCCCAGCGCTGGACGCTGACCCGCACCGAGCCGCTCGTCCTCGCCAACCCCGGCTTCGAACAGGGCACCGCCGGCTGGGAGTTCACCGCGCACACCGGCGTCGCCACCAACAACCCGCACACCGGCAGCCGCCTCGCCTACCTCGACGCGGGCACCGGCTACCGGGTGAGCCAGCAGGTCACCGCCGTCACCACGGGCACGTACGACCTGTCCGCCTGGATCGCGAGCGGCGCGGCGGGCGGCAGTTTCTCGGTCGCCGTCAACGGCGCCGTGGTGCGCTCGCTCACCCTCCCCGGCCAGGCCGTCTACGCGAAGTACACCCTCCCCCGGGTGCAGGTCGAGGCCGGCGACCGGCTCACCCTGGCCGTCGGCTCCTCCCCCTCCGGCTGGGTCAACGTGGACGAGGCCTCGGTGGCCCCCGCCGCACCGAACGACCCGCGGATCAGCTCCTCCGACCCCGAGGTCGTCGCGCTGTTCGACTGGGCCATGACCAAGGCCGACAGCTGGGTCCAGCAGGCCGGCGCCCCCGGTGTCCTCAACCTGGACGAGAACAACCCGGGCGGCACGGGCACCGCCGACTACGACACCACCTACTGGGCCGGCTACCCGTTCCGCTCCGACTTCTACAGCCGCGACTTCGCCCACCAGCTGGTCGGGGCCCACCTGTTGGGGCTCGACGCCCAGAACAAGACCATGCTGCGCGCCTTCGCCGCGTCCGCGACCGAGGTGAACAAGCTCTACCCCGTCTGGTCGATCAACTTCGACGCCAGAACCTACGGCAGCATCGACTACCGCAGTCCGGCGCGCTTCGTCCGGGAACTGCCCGCACCGTTCGAGCTGGTGGAGAAGGCCGGCGAGGCGTACCGGTGGACCGGGGACCGCGACTACGCCGACGACCCCGCCCTCGGCCGCTACGTCCGCAACACCCTCGGCCCGTTCATCGCCCAGCACCCCGGCCCGGTCGACAACGGCGGCGTCCCGATCCCGCAGGCCACCAGCCGGAGCATCTTCGCCGGCACCGCCAGCTACGCCGAGAACGCCACCAGCACCTACGCCCAGGCCGGCGACGCGCTCGGCGCCCAGTACCAGGCCTACCTCGCCGCCGCGATGCTGGCCGAGGCGCGGGGCGACGGCACCGCCGCCTCCGGCTACCGGCAGGCCGCCGCCGAGCTCCGCCGGTACGTCAACACCACATGGAGCGTGGACCCGCAGCACCCCGGCGAGGTCGTCCACGGCTACGACACCTCCCGCCGGCCGCTCACCGGCTGGGGCTACGAGGCGAGCGTCCTGATGCCCGTGAAGCAGCTGCTCGACCCGGGCCCGCGCCGGGACGCCTATCTCGCGTACGTCGACGCCCAGGACTCCGGCCCGCAGCGCTCGGCCAACCTGGAGGCCTACACCTACCTGCCGGACGCCTTCTTCGCCAACCAGGACGGCGACACCGCGTGGAAGTGGATGCGGGAGATCCACCGCGGCGTCGACCAGGTGCACGCCAGCGGCCGGATGCTCAACGGCGACTACCCCGAGGTGCCGTTCACCCTGCTCGCCCAGACCGTCCAGGGCCTGCTCGGCGTCGAGCCGGACGCCGCCGCCGGCACCCTGGTGACGGCCTCCCGGCTGCCCGCCTCGATGGGCTGGCTCCAGGTCGCCGACATCCCGGTCGGGGACGGCACGGTGACGGTCCGGCACGACGGGCGACGCAGCAGCACGCTCACCAACACCGGTGCGGCGGAGCTGACATGGGAGGCTCGCTTCCCCGGCTCACACTCCGGCATCACCGTCGACGGCATCGCCCGGCCGGTGCGGACCATCACCCTGGACGGCAGGACGTACACGGTCGCCACTGTCCCGGTCGCTTCCGGGCGGAGCGCGACCGTGACCGTCACCGGCTGA
- a CDS encoding pyridoxal phosphate-dependent decarboxylase family protein: MHHELAADLGQLPALLEETRQQAVAFLAGLDERPVVPRAQPPGPAPLAEEGGGLRAALAEFVDRWQPRFSASAGPRYFGFVTGGATPAALAGDWLTAAADQNSNSALDPAGQELERETIGRLRGLFGLSAAHSGTFVSGATMSNTVGLAIAREWLGERLGVDVAEDGVGALGRVRVLSGSAHSSVAKALSVLGLGRAALTTVSALPGREAVDVAALERALAEADGPCVVVANAGTVNTVDFDDLRAIAELRDRYGFWLHVDAAFGAFAALVPEHAELVAGLDLADSVCVDLHKWLNVPYDSAVQFTRRPDLQARVFQNAAAYLGPLGEDPDLVHLTPENSHRLRALAAWFTLRAYGRAGHREIVERCVTGARALGEAVEGIEGLRLLAPVRLNVVCFTLTTDPTAERLAALAAELAGEAFVTPTRYAGVPALRAAFSSWRTTESDVRRTATALAQAVQTV; this comes from the coding sequence ATGCACCATGAACTCGCCGCCGACCTGGGCCAGTTGCCCGCACTGCTGGAGGAGACCCGGCAGCAGGCCGTTGCCTTCCTGGCCGGCCTCGACGAGCGGCCGGTGGTCCCGCGGGCGCAGCCGCCGGGGCCGGCGCCGCTCGCCGAGGAGGGCGGCGGACTGCGGGCGGCCCTGGCGGAGTTCGTCGACCGCTGGCAGCCGAGGTTCTCGGCCAGCGCCGGACCGCGCTACTTCGGGTTCGTCACCGGCGGTGCGACCCCGGCGGCGCTGGCCGGCGACTGGCTGACCGCTGCCGCCGACCAGAACTCCAACTCCGCGCTGGACCCGGCCGGTCAGGAGCTGGAGCGGGAGACGATCGGCCGGCTGCGCGGGCTGTTCGGGCTCTCGGCCGCGCACAGCGGCACCTTCGTCAGCGGTGCGACCATGTCCAACACGGTCGGGCTGGCGATCGCGCGGGAGTGGCTGGGCGAGCGGCTGGGCGTGGACGTGGCCGAGGACGGGGTGGGAGCGCTCGGGCGGGTGCGGGTGCTGTCGGGGAGTGCGCACTCGAGCGTGGCCAAGGCACTGTCCGTCCTGGGCCTGGGGCGCGCGGCGCTGACCACGGTGTCCGCGCTGCCCGGCCGCGAGGCGGTGGACGTGGCCGCGCTGGAGCGGGCGCTGGCCGAGGCGGACGGTCCGTGCGTGGTGGTGGCCAACGCGGGCACGGTGAACACGGTGGACTTCGACGATCTGCGGGCGATCGCCGAGCTGCGCGACCGGTACGGATTCTGGCTGCACGTGGACGCGGCGTTCGGCGCCTTCGCCGCGCTGGTGCCCGAGCACGCGGAGCTGGTGGCCGGGCTGGACCTGGCCGACTCGGTCTGCGTGGACCTGCACAAGTGGCTCAACGTGCCGTACGACAGCGCGGTGCAGTTCACCCGCCGCCCCGACCTGCAGGCCCGGGTGTTCCAGAACGCGGCCGCCTACCTCGGCCCGCTGGGCGAGGACCCCGACCTCGTGCACCTCACGCCGGAGAACTCGCACCGGCTGCGCGCGCTCGCCGCCTGGTTCACGCTGCGCGCCTACGGTCGCGCCGGCCACCGGGAGATCGTCGAGCGCTGCGTAACGGGCGCCCGGGCGCTGGGAGAGGCGGTGGAGGGGATCGAGGGGCTGCGCCTGCTCGCGCCGGTGCGGCTGAACGTCGTCTGCTTCACGCTGACGACGGACCCCACCGCCGAGCGGCTCGCCGCGCTCGCCGCGGAGCTGGCCGGGGAGGCGTTCGTGACGCCGACCCGCTACGCCGGCGTACCCGCACTGCGGGCGGCGTTCAGCAGTTGGCGGACCACCGAGTCGGACGTCCGGCGGACGGCGACGGCACTGGCGCAGGCCGTGCAGACGGTTTGA
- a CDS encoding SOS response-associated peptidase — translation MCGRFVSTTTPQDLVGLLGELRWDPAEAFAPSWNVAPTDPVPAVLERVDRETGELLRQIRPLRWGLVPSWSKDPSGGARMINARSETVHEKPAFRKAFAARRCVIPADGYFEWREVPAEADRKKYKQPYFLSTGSVMLMAGLYEFWRDRTRPEDDPTAWLATTTIITTDATDTAGRVHDRMPLTIAADDVPTWLAPDLTDPAELHHLLRRPADGALRVRAVSTAVNSVRANGPDLLAAAPDPLGLAD, via the coding sequence ATGTGCGGCCGTTTCGTCTCCACCACCACGCCCCAGGACCTCGTCGGCCTGCTCGGCGAGCTCCGCTGGGACCCCGCCGAGGCGTTCGCGCCGAGCTGGAACGTCGCGCCCACCGATCCGGTGCCGGCGGTGCTGGAGCGGGTGGACCGCGAGACCGGTGAACTGCTGCGCCAGATCCGCCCGCTGCGGTGGGGCCTCGTCCCGTCCTGGTCCAAGGACCCGTCCGGCGGGGCACGCATGATCAACGCCCGGTCGGAGACCGTCCACGAGAAGCCCGCCTTCCGCAAGGCCTTCGCCGCGCGGCGCTGTGTGATCCCGGCCGACGGCTACTTCGAGTGGCGCGAGGTGCCCGCCGAGGCCGACCGCAAGAAGTACAAGCAGCCGTACTTCCTCTCCACCGGCTCCGTGATGCTGATGGCCGGCCTGTACGAGTTCTGGCGCGACCGCACCCGCCCCGAGGACGACCCCACCGCCTGGCTGGCCACCACGACCATCATCACCACCGACGCCACCGACACCGCCGGCCGCGTCCACGACCGCATGCCGCTCACCATCGCCGCCGACGACGTCCCCACCTGGCTCGCGCCCGACCTCACCGACCCCGCCGAACTGCACCATCTGCTCCGCCGCCCCGCCGACGGCGCCCTGCGCGTGCGGGCCGTCTCCACCGCCGTCAACAGCGTCCGCGCCAACGGGCCCGACTTGCTCGCCGCCGCCCCTGACCCGCTCGGCCTCGCCGACTGA
- a CDS encoding DUF4190 domain-containing protein: protein MSRPIDDPSAAQPTPPTSDAGLSAPPGDPATTDRASSEQPAIEQPAAQAVLPGYPQPPQAPGPYTAGPYGPGPHGWPPHAVPQPKAKASGMAITSFVLGLLGFVPPLSLVSIGLAISAFRRIFRRRQGGFGFAVAGLVLACSWTMVAVTVGGLVAYGLHDLTSGPARGADGHPVAAGRAGLWYLKAGDCALDDLSTHHADPSHFRVVPCDQPHRLEVYASATIPGGDSYPGVASAQKSARGLCQARTDSTAVPKGGSIGYFYPSKARWVLADDRDALCVFTSATPWSGTVKPGNGPKASTPV, encoded by the coding sequence TTGTCACGGCCCATTGACGACCCGTCCGCCGCCCAGCCCACCCCGCCGACGAGTGACGCCGGGCTTTCAGCCCCGCCCGGCGATCCGGCGACCACCGACCGCGCGAGCTCCGAACAGCCGGCCATCGAACAGCCCGCCGCCCAGGCCGTCCTGCCCGGCTACCCGCAGCCGCCGCAGGCGCCCGGGCCGTACACCGCCGGACCGTACGGCCCCGGACCGCACGGCTGGCCCCCGCATGCCGTCCCGCAGCCGAAGGCGAAGGCCAGCGGGATGGCCATCACGTCCTTCGTGCTCGGCCTCCTCGGGTTCGTCCCGCCGCTCTCGCTGGTGTCGATCGGGCTCGCCATCAGCGCGTTCCGCCGGATCTTCCGGCGCCGCCAGGGCGGGTTCGGGTTCGCCGTCGCGGGCCTCGTGCTCGCCTGCTCCTGGACCATGGTCGCCGTCACGGTGGGCGGTCTCGTCGCGTACGGCCTGCACGATCTGACGTCGGGACCGGCGCGCGGCGCGGACGGGCACCCCGTCGCCGCGGGGCGGGCCGGACTGTGGTACCTGAAGGCGGGCGACTGCGCCCTCGACGACCTCAGCACGCACCACGCCGACCCAAGCCACTTCCGCGTCGTCCCCTGCGACCAGCCGCACCGGCTGGAGGTCTACGCCTCGGCCACGATTCCCGGCGGGGACTCCTATCCCGGGGTGGCGAGCGCCCAGAAGAGCGCGCGCGGGCTGTGCCAGGCTCGGACGGATTCCACGGCGGTCCCGAAGGGCGGCTCGATCGGGTACTTCTACCCGAGCAAGGCCCGCTGGGTGCTCGCGGACGACCGGGACGCGCTGTGCGTCTTCACCTCCGCCACCCCGTGGTCGGGCACGGTCAAGCCCGGCAACGGGCCCAAGGCGTCCACGCCCGTCTGA